In Bryobacteraceae bacterium, the following proteins share a genomic window:
- a CDS encoding heparan-alpha-glucosaminide N-acetyltransferase domain-containing protein, translating into MSAAAIPKQRLVSLDVFRGLTIASMVMVNNQFGPGAYRELRHAAWNGWTFTDLVFPFFLFIVGVALTLSSARRKERGDSKPRLLRHAAERAAWIFGIGVLLNGFPGYDLASLRIPGVLQRIAVCYLIALAIYLYTDSPWTRAAWALGFLILFTALMHPHGYEKNTNLSDQVDRKLLLGHLYTPTRDPEGPLSNIPAVTTCLLGVLAGDWLRARRDAKSKAMPMIAAGAALVAAAYALNPLQPINKNLWTPTYVLLAGGLALIAFAICYQLVDVARSPGAWTTPCVIFGMNAMAVYIFHGLLEHFAVIAKVGGVTLRQWLYDGLLPALGAANASLVYSLMHVAFCFLFAWRLYRRHYFFKF; encoded by the coding sequence ATGTCCGCCGCGGCCATCCCCAAGCAACGCCTCGTCTCCCTCGACGTCTTCCGCGGCCTCACCATCGCCTCCATGGTCATGGTCAACAACCAGTTCGGACCCGGCGCCTACCGCGAACTCCGCCACGCCGCCTGGAACGGCTGGACCTTCACTGACCTCGTCTTCCCGTTCTTCCTCTTCATCGTCGGCGTCGCCCTCACGCTCTCCTCCGCCCGGCGCAAGGAACGCGGCGACTCCAAGCCCCGCCTCCTTCGCCACGCCGCCGAACGCGCCGCCTGGATCTTCGGTATCGGCGTCCTCCTCAACGGCTTCCCCGGCTACGACCTTGCCTCCCTCCGCATCCCCGGCGTCCTCCAGCGTATTGCCGTCTGCTACCTGATCGCGCTCGCCATTTACCTCTACACCGACTCCCCGTGGACCCGGGCCGCCTGGGCCCTCGGCTTCCTCATTCTCTTCACCGCGCTCATGCACCCCCACGGCTACGAGAAGAACACCAACCTCTCCGACCAGGTGGACCGCAAACTCCTCCTCGGCCATCTCTACACGCCCACGCGCGACCCGGAAGGCCCGCTCAGCAATATCCCCGCCGTCACCACCTGCCTGCTCGGAGTCCTCGCCGGCGACTGGCTCCGCGCCCGCCGCGATGCGAAGTCGAAGGCGATGCCCATGATCGCCGCCGGCGCTGCGCTCGTTGCCGCCGCCTACGCGCTCAATCCGCTCCAGCCCATCAACAAGAACCTCTGGACACCCACCTACGTCCTGCTCGCCGGCGGCCTCGCACTCATTGCGTTCGCCATCTGCTACCAACTCGTCGATGTCGCCCGGAGCCCCGGCGCCTGGACCACGCCCTGCGTCATCTTCGGCATGAACGCCATGGCCGTCTACATCTTTCACGGCCTGCTCGAGCACTTCGCCGTGATCGCGAAAGTCGGAGGCGTTACCCTCCGCCAATGGCTCTACGACGGCCTCCTCCCCGCTCTAGGAGCCGCCAACGCGTCGTTGGTCTACTCCCTCATGCACGTCGCCTTCTGCTTCCTGTTTGCCTGGCGCCTCTACCGCCGCCACTACTTCTTCAAGTTCTAG
- a CDS encoding sugar phosphate isomerase/epimerase produces the protein MINRRDFLTAASALPLTAAAKAKYTVGITTNTRGGWESDVFLSFREAREVGYRNVETFISYFHKDYWTRPEALQKKIDEIGVRFVTISNSGPLETHFEDPARHEKLLEDHVALGRFIRRFGCTHLKINLGPRRKEGTTPEDLKQISKVLNILGKRLTGEGIKLAIHAHMWNQFENRREIDAVLGATDPKHVWFVLDTGHITLAGIDPVQLARELNHRIVEFHMKDTRPEWRGGAPTRLDRPDMMADPPFFPLGHGGVDFPALKAHLDSIAWNGFLTVELDTSPARPPRQSARISIHYLRDVLRLPAESFAART, from the coding sequence ATGATCAACCGCCGCGACTTCCTCACCGCCGCCTCCGCCCTCCCCCTCACCGCGGCGGCCAAGGCCAAATACACGGTCGGCATCACCACCAACACCCGCGGCGGCTGGGAATCCGACGTCTTTCTCTCCTTCCGCGAAGCCCGCGAAGTCGGCTACCGCAACGTCGAGACGTTTATCAGCTACTTCCACAAGGACTATTGGACCCGCCCCGAAGCCCTCCAAAAGAAAATCGACGAGATCGGAGTCCGCTTCGTCACCATCTCCAACTCCGGCCCCCTCGAAACCCACTTCGAAGACCCCGCCCGTCACGAAAAGCTCCTCGAAGACCACGTCGCGCTCGGCCGGTTCATCCGCCGCTTCGGCTGCACCCATCTCAAGATCAACCTCGGCCCCCGCCGGAAGGAAGGCACTACGCCGGAAGACCTCAAACAGATCTCCAAGGTCCTCAACATTCTCGGCAAGCGTCTCACCGGCGAAGGCATCAAGCTCGCCATCCACGCCCACATGTGGAACCAATTCGAGAACCGCCGCGAGATCGACGCCGTCCTCGGAGCCACCGATCCCAAACACGTCTGGTTCGTCCTCGACACCGGCCACATCACCCTCGCCGGCATCGACCCCGTCCAACTCGCCCGCGAACTCAACCACCGCATCGTCGAGTTCCACATGAAGGACACCAGGCCCGAATGGCGCGGCGGCGCTCCCACCCGCCTCGACCGCCCCGACATGATGGCCGACCCGCCCTTCTTCCCCCTCGGCCACGGCGGCGTCGACTTCCCCGCCCTCAAAGCCCACCTCGATTCCATCGCCTGGAACGGCTTCCTCACCGTCGAACTCGACACCTCACCGGCCCGCCCGCCCAGGCAAAGCGCCCGCATCAGCATCCACTATCTCCGCGACGTCCTCCGGCTGCCAGCGGAATCCTTCGCCGCCCGCACCTGA
- a CDS encoding glycosyltransferase family 1 protein, with protein sequence MKVALDATYSLGPNPTGVGVYSREILRGVAAREDFDSVWYFRPHKLVAGMLEGAPRGVTRRPLLDAWAPACDVFHGLNQRLPAKLSPRTRAVVTFHDLFVLTGEYSAPEFRARFAAQARDAAARASAVITVSEFTAGQVCELLGVERERIHVVHHGVREPRARIHVVAREALVLSVGAIQKRKNTLRLVEAFEMTPPGWRLVLAGSQEGYEAEAVLARIARSPRREDITALGWASEESLEDLYARASIFAFPSLDEGFGMPVLEAMARGVAVLTSNRSALPEVAGDAAVYTDPTDVEAIAMGLVNLMGDETMRDECVARGLTRWRLFSWERAAWDTCAVYKAR encoded by the coding sequence TTGAAAGTTGCGCTGGACGCCACCTATAGTCTTGGCCCGAATCCGACCGGAGTGGGCGTCTATTCGCGGGAGATTCTTCGTGGAGTGGCGGCCCGGGAGGATTTTGATTCGGTCTGGTATTTCCGGCCGCACAAGCTCGTGGCGGGGATGCTCGAGGGCGCGCCGAGGGGGGTAACGCGCAGGCCGCTGCTCGACGCGTGGGCGCCGGCTTGCGACGTGTTCCACGGGTTGAACCAGCGCCTGCCGGCGAAGCTGAGTCCGCGGACGCGCGCGGTGGTGACGTTTCACGATCTGTTTGTGTTGACCGGCGAGTACTCCGCGCCGGAGTTCCGCGCGCGATTTGCCGCACAGGCGCGCGATGCGGCGGCGCGCGCCTCGGCGGTGATCACGGTTTCGGAGTTCACGGCGGGCCAGGTGTGCGAACTGCTTGGGGTGGAGCGGGAACGAATTCACGTAGTGCATCATGGGGTCCGCGAGCCGCGGGCGCGCATTCACGTAGTAGCGCGGGAGGCGCTGGTGCTTTCGGTGGGAGCGATCCAGAAGCGCAAGAACACGCTCCGGCTAGTGGAGGCGTTCGAGATGACGCCGCCAGGGTGGCGGCTGGTGCTGGCGGGATCGCAGGAAGGCTACGAGGCGGAGGCTGTGCTAGCGAGGATCGCGCGGAGCCCGCGTCGGGAAGACATCACGGCGTTGGGGTGGGCGAGCGAAGAATCGCTCGAGGACTTGTATGCACGGGCGTCGATCTTCGCGTTTCCGTCGCTCGACGAGGGATTCGGAATGCCGGTGCTGGAGGCGATGGCGCGGGGGGTGGCGGTTTTGACGTCGAACCGGTCAGCGCTGCCGGAGGTGGCCGGAGACGCGGCGGTGTACACGGATCCGACGGACGTGGAGGCGATCGCGATGGGGCTGGTGAACCTCATGGGAGATGAGACGATGCGGGACGAATGCGTGGCGCGAGGGTTGACCAGGTGGCGTCTGTTTTCGTGGGAGCGGGCCGCGTGGGACACGTGCGCGGTGTACAAGGCGCGTTGA